From the genome of Buteo buteo chromosome 4, bButBut1.hap1.1, whole genome shotgun sequence:
TCATTTTCCTGCCCGCCTTCCATCAATATCATTCACACAAAGTTGTTtatgagaaagaggaggagctgaAAGTCCTCTACCCAGCATAAATTTGGGGGCGTCATGGAAATTAACTGCTAGTAAAGGACCAGCTCTGACAATCCTGACAAAGTGAATGTAGTTTCTGTAAGGATTGATGCCTGACATTCAAACTGCATGTCCTTAGAAAAGCTGTCTGCCTTTGGTGCCAAGAGTCCTTTGatattttcagagaagcagtTTTGACAAAACAGCAGGCAAATCATTTTATCCAAAGCAGTGAGAACCACGTCGCACATCAAGACTGGAAACCTTCTAAACATTGGcagcaaatttcattttctagaaGTAAACCCTCTCCCTTACTGCCCCACCAGAAGAAGGGAGCAAGAGCAAACCACTGTGaatagagaggaaagaaagttcATTTTCTCCAGCATCCATCTCCTGTGACAGGTTATGATCTCCATCAGAGACCGAAAATATGTAAAAGTTCCCAGTCTGTATTGTGCACCACTGTAATGACTCAGGCGCAAGCCTCTCAAAGCTAGGACAAACAAAGCACATGAAGAGTCTCATCTTCATTAAcatgggaggaagaagagactAATATAGTGAAGGTGAAAGAACAAACATAATGCAGTGGCTACCATCAGGGAGGGGCTTGGCAACGCTTACAACAGCAGGATGAGCATGTACGCTGGGCTGCAATAAAAATACCCAGCACAAACTAACTGATAAATATCATGCCATCTGACAGGGACAGAAGCTGACAACTTAGTTGCTTTATCTTTTGCTGTGTAATTTTATCAGCTTTACAACAGCTTCACTGCTTACCTTCCCAGCAGTCTTGTCTCTCATTTCAGGATATGAAAGTGTAAGATAGCAATGTTCATGCTCAGGAAATTAAAGCTACCTAGTATCTGTTTTAATCATCAGGATACTTGCTTCTATTGCAGAACATataaactgccttttttttttttccaccccattCAAGGAGGGAAACAAACATTCAGGAAACGGCCTTACCTATCATTCAGCATTACTCATCCTGAGATTTTAAGTCATATACTATCTGTATTCATAATCAAAACTTTAGCTCTTACATTACCACTTGGGAAATGTTGGCAAAACAACTTGGCAAATACTGGCAAAACAaaaagtttgtgaagaactaGAACATTCTCAATCTTATATATTCAGCCTTTGCACAAGAACAGACATGacagcagtaattaaaaatatattcattttatataattcaacaccaccaccaccacccccagaGCTGTTCACTTTTATTGTAAACAGCTGGCTAAATAGTTGCTTAAGTTCCAGTATTACAAAACTGGTTGATACCATTTCAGAAACCTAGAAACACAGTATTAAGCCACATGTCCTATTCTCTCTATTTTATTAGCAACCTCATCTACCTGCACCCCCATCTGCTATCTCATAACTTCCAGCTGAAATCTCATCAGCCCTTACAAGTCCAGTAATGGCCAAGTTTAATCAGTACTTTTGACTAGACTGCAGAGGATCTAGGCTCACTTCACAggtctgtttattttcataccAAGCTAAGTAAAGTCACTTAGAGCTATAGCTAACAAAGCACTCAGGCATGGCAACGCTCAATAGCTGTGTAGTGGAAGCACACACCAAGTCAGACCCCTCAGATACCCAGAAGGTTCAGGACCTTTGTTACCTACCTAAACAACTCACAGGAAGtgctaaagaagaaaatgggacCTCACCATACCCTGCAGGGACCTGCTCTCTCGCCCAGCTTGAGATTCGCAGACCCTAATTCTAATATATAGTATCTGggtttgttgctgttgttcCCCACTCCCACAACTGTCCTTTTGCAGCTGTTTCcactttgcaaagaaaagtgAGTTCTTTTTTGGCCACTGAAAAAACATGTATAACTGACTCTGTTGCCTCTTAATCACATCTTTGCAGAGCTTGAGATCCACATTACAAACCCTGCTCCTATTAATATTTAAGCACATTAAATATGTTATGTGCTTACCAGTGCAGAGGCCAAGGCACCACATTATTGTGGATAATGTTATGTGGGACATTTGCTGGATCTTTTCATGCTACTAGCAAAATAACTTCTATGAatactatatatttttttaaaaaggtaagcAGTTTATGCTTGGGGGTGGGCCCTGAATGATCTAACACTGAGTAACCTGTCAAGtgcttatttctttcctttctaacATGAGGGAGAACTGGGGCTGCCCACTTACTCCAGTTAACTGTTCTTACTGGCCAACAGGTCAGGTCCCACCAATACTGTCCCACAAGCAAAAAAGGCTGCACAGCTTCCTCTTGCTTTCCAGTACCTCTGGGTTTGCTCTGCTAGGAATAGGTTAATTCAATTCTatttgagaaatacagaaaattggACCATTTCAAGTTAAATGTatacataaatagaaaaaaaaaaaagctggtatCGGTGTACTAGAGCACCAGTTAATAATCTGCCCCCTTCGCTAGGgcaaatacaaatacagtaCTGATCTCTAGCAGGTATGTTGCAAAATGCAAGTTTTGCCATCAGCTAAGAGTCTTCCAAATATCTGCAATTATTCATCCAGAACAAATATCAAAGGTGCTTTGCCAAAACAAACCACGTAACAATTGGCTAATAATGACATCATCAAGTGAAATGGGGAGAAGAGAATCTGAGCTGCCATCTCATTCAAAAGTACTCCAGCTGGTTGCATTTCCATCTTTTtgttaaagagagaaaaattgtaCCCTATTACTTTGTATCCTTCACATGAACTAGAGTTTCTTCTGTTACTACTCTTTGACATTCTTTACAGTCCCTCCCTACAAAGTGGATTGAAAGTCTTTCTTGAGCAAATACCTTTATATAAAGGAAAGCAGTATATGCACTAGAAGAAAGTTTGTAATTACATTTAGCAGATATTACAGAGAATTATTAATCTCATCTCTACAATGTTTTCAGCTGCAAGATATGCAAGGGAAAAgcatgtagaaataaaaaaaaaaaaaattggataaGCAGGATGATGTGCTGTAAAAATAGCTATTGCTACTGATGCCATCAAATCTGGATCAATGTAGCTGTATCAGCAGAAGACCAGTACTTTGAGCTTTTATAAACTGGTACAAACACAACCAGCATTAACACTGGTATCAGCCTCTGTAATGAAAACTGGCACCAGAATAAATATACCAATGAGGTTAATAAGATATACATATTATCAGGGTTCCATTGGCAGGCACCTGTGTTACAACTTATAGCGAATAGGCACCAACAGGAGAAGCACAGTAGGTCAGTCAGCACATCATACCTTTGCATGGAAGAGCCAAACATGTCGAGACCGACATCGTAATATTGTTTCCATGTTGGGCGAAGACTCTAGTTTTCAGATTAGACTTTCCATGGAGATGCCCAAGATTCATAACTGGACTCCCTTAAGCTTTTACCCACTGAGGGGACAAATAACAAGAAATTTAAAAGGGATCTCTGTGGTGGGTAGAggatttcaatttaaaaaatgaaaacaacccCTTTTTGTACATATGCAGTTTTATTTGTCGCTGACAGAACTACTTGCCTGCACAAAAACACAATGTCAATACCTGACATATTCGCCAGGTttacaaagaagaaagcaaatatgaGATAAATAAATTCAGTGTAGAATTTGAAAAGTTGCCCAAAATATCAAAAACCTTTCATGTGAGATTTTGTACACGTTAAGGCTGACTGGCCTGTTTCTTTATTCCTCACCATACAAAACCCTGATAAGACCCCATGTACCAGgccagagcagggagggaaattACTGTTAAGCCACAGGACAATGCTGGCACACATACAAGGGATATCAGTTGTCCACCAGTAAATCCTAAGAAGAAGAAGGTTGCTACTGGAAAAGTGAAGTTCTGGAACTTCCAAAATAAATAGCTGGTGCAAAAAGTATACTTGTTAAGatagaaagcaaattatttttaagggtGCTTGATCTATCACGGTGACCTTCTTGGATAATAAGAAGGTTCTTATTTCATCTATATTGTAAGATCACTATTCTCCAACAAGTTAAGTTTGTAATAGTATTGTGCATGCGTGCATTATAAATCACTACAGTAAGTACAATACAAGGGAGAAGTGAACCAGAGTACAGAGTTTAGAAATAAGCACAGTTTTGTTTAAAGTTCATTGTTATATAGCTTTTGGAAGATCATCACTGAACAGGATGATATGCTGGAGTCTAACATTGACTTTTGGTTCTACTGAAAGTACATTCTATATAACATCATGGTATTGAGAGAAATATTATTCACTACACAATACTTAAGAATACAAGAAACAATATATAAGATGTTAGATAACCTCACAAAATCACTAAAATCACTTTATGTTAATACTGAAAactgctttacttattaaaattTGCTTATTAAACAAAGACCTCCATCTATAATGCTCATAGCATGTGTGTTAACAAATCAGTATTAAGACATTTAGTCGAACAACGTTCACATCACAatgaacaaatacaaaatacaaataacttATAactgctgacaaaaaaaatactgaattgttGAACAGATGATCTCACGCTCttgtgtattttgcattttagatCTCATAGTTTCTGAATTTCCTCAGAAGCTCTGATGGAGCATCCCCTGACCACCGGAAACGCAAGTGCCAGTAATTTGCCTCTGAAaatcctgaggaaaaaaagagaaaggcaagTATATTATTATAAACATGTATAAAACTAAGTTGTCTGAAATAATACTTGATAATCTTCTCCcaaaaaagtaagtaaaaaattGGTCACTTCCAGTGCTCTTGACTAGCAGGGACAATCTCTATATTATTAGCACCGTTTGAACAAGAACTCAAGCAAACACCAAACTTCAAGATATATATCAGCTGGGAAGAGTCCAAAGGAGAACAGCAAGAATGATGGCAGTCCAGAAAAGAggacttaaaagaaaaactgagcaaATTGCATTTGCTTAATCAAAAGAAGAAGAGATAGAGGGTGACATGATAAATCTCCAAGTACGTGAAAGGCAGCAGTGTGGAGGGAAGGTACAGATGGCCCTTTCCATATACAAGAGAGTGAAGGAGTTTTTTAGACCCTGCACTATGTTTTTATGATCTGTGGGCTGTTAATACTAAAATGTGATCTTCCTATATAAGGAAGCTGAAACCTATTACCAGACTTAGTGTTAAAACCTCTTATTCAGGCTGAAATAGCTACGTGGAGTCATAGTCCCTAATTCTTACAGACCAGCAGACAGGAATGAAAAATATCCCAGTTTAAAAGTGGAATCCAATATAATACATTTTCCTGgaccaaaacaaaagcattatcAACATCCTAACATCAAGTATGAACACTGAAGCACATATAGGTCCTGTCAAATAAACATATTCTAATATTAAcatttattaatataaatatatgccCACTGAATAAATTAACTAGGCATTTGATGGGTTTCATATTTTTCCCATTCAAATCTATGGAAATTAAACTAAAGCTTCAAAAAATTATGAGAAAGAAGATGCCTGCAAAGAATGCTCACCATTACAAGGAACGAGatgatgttttctttactttgaaattttaCTGTTCTACAAAAGGATACAGTGATGATTTAATTACcaaaaaatagcaaatagtATGTTATAgagcatattttttaaatataaaattttcagTTTGCCTCACATACATTTGTAAAATTTTCTTATCCATTTTCTTCATTGCACAAATGTTTGGGATTAAATTAGGTTTTGCTACCCTCACAGTTCAACTTAATTTCCTGTTTGATCAAGCTGGAGAGAAATTACAGGACTTTATTTAATAATAGTTCTCTGATAACATAAGCCTAAGATTATGAAACTCCTGAAGGATCAAGCGGAACAGAGGGTGGCCGTTGTGGTAAGTAAACTTTGATTCAGGCATACTAACCTAgacaacagacaggaaatacTAAATGGCCAGATGACAGCttttgaaatacacatttattcTGGTGCAtgcactattttttaaaaaaacggTTCAAATACAAAAGAAGCCTTCAAGTCTCAATTTTTAGTCCTCATTAACTCATCAGATGCAAACTCTACAGAAGTACTGAAtgctagattaaaaaaaaaaaaaaaagaatataatacctaaatattttatttaacagttttaaaagttatttttaaaatatcactgaaaagaattgcactttttttttctttgcacttttttttttttccttcattttggtATAGCAGCAAAACTGAACTTTCCATTTTGGcttaatgagaattttttttcttctccagtttttGGTTTTACTAGCAAACAGGCAAGCAAACATGGGGTAGGGAGGAAGAAAGGTCTGAAagcttcaaaattaaataaatgataaacaacataaaacaaaaaacaacaccccaacccaaaaccacattaaaaaagcTACCACTTAAACATATTATTCTGGAGGAGAATTTCTCATGACTAAAAGCATCCATTTCAGGCCAATCCCTGGATACTGGAATTTTATGTAACTGCTGGTTTTACTTACTGGGGGAGTCTGGATTCTTTGAAGACTGCGGTTTCACATCAGGAATTGCAACATCTCCTTGCTCCCTGTTCCCATCTGACAAtccattttcattgttttcagtcTGTTGGGTCCAAATCTCATTAGTTATACTATTGCTATTATTCAAGTCAGGAGCTTCCAGCATTTGGTCCTTCTTACTTTGGACAGCCCAGTGCATTGactaaagaaatgcaaaaattacaaataaagaaCTAATTCCTATGCTTTAGAAGATTTTTAATgaacttctcttttctttcttatatcgCTGTAATAAACGGTTAAACAAAGCACATATTAGAGAGAAGCTTGCAGGTCAATAGGATAGGGGAAAGCACAGTTACATATTGCAAATAGCATTTGAGAGGATAGTTTATGTCAGGTGGGGATGAAGAACAAAATGTACAAGTGCATCAAATAATTCTAAGGGTCTTTTATCCAGTTTCTTCTGTCATGACTTTTTTAAGAGGACTTCAATGACTtagaaaatttccattttcaaagctGTCTTTGACTTCAAGGTGCCCTTTGAAAGCAAGACAATTTGGAAACATTTACTATTAAAGTCTGTGGAATGACTTCTGTCTGGAATGGAACTAAGCTTGATGGGATACTTCCAGCAAACATTGAAGCTCAGGCATAATGCTTTAGTTTAAGAGGCTCAAACTTCCCTCATAAGCAGAATTGAGGTGGGCAGAACGGGCAAGGGAAACATTTATTCACCTGCCTTAAAATATGACAATGTAGACTTGTAACTATCATTCACCCTAatgctgcaggggaaaaaaaaaaaaaaatcaaacattatGGAATTAGGATCTATTAGGAACATCATACCAGATTATCTCACTAGCAAAAGTAGGAGGGAAAACAACCCTTAGAACATCTGTGTCTGTCACAAATCACCCCACTAGCTTAGCAGGGCTCCTCCAAAGACCTGTGTGAAGCCCAGGGTTTCAAGGAACTTATCTTCTAGATTTTTCAATGAGCTCTTTATTTAATCAGATAGCAAGAAAACCTATCTGATAAGCAATATACCAAAAGGAGAATATATTATACAAAGGTCCTAGCTTTAATCTaggtttgaaaataaataaaaggttCCTACAAAATCAAAGTGTGCTGAAGCATTTGAAAACAGCCCTTAAGTTACTTAAACTTCATATAATACACATAAAAGCAGTAACTTGATAAATTCACTCTAAAACCACTAGCCTACAAGCCTTCTGTGAATGGTCTTCTGTGGCACTCTGatttttcctgcatttccttAACATCCTTAGTACAGGAATCACTCTGCACTACTCCCatccccaaaacccaccactgCAGCAGAAGTGTTGTAAATCATCCCCTCACTCACTGCAACATTTTCTCTGGACCAGCCCtacctccccctcctcctgaAGGCCCAAACTTAGACAACACCAACCGTTTTCACAGAATTGCTCAGGGCTTCCCATTGCTGGAATGGAATGGTAATTTTGCTTCGTCGCCAGTAATCATAACGTGCTCGACTCTCTTCATTAGTAAGAATCTCCTTTGCTTGCTGCAGCTTCTGGAAATTCTCCACTAgaacacaaaccaaaaagatACTAAAGccaatatttgttttcagagaaattagTTCAGATGTGAAAGGGGAGCTGCCAACAATGGTTTAGAGCAAACAGCGGAGGAGACAGAAGGAGGACTAAGTGACAAGGGTATGTGGTTGTTCTGCTTACAGCTTTGCACAGTTTTAGCCAGCTTTAGGATCATAGCACCTTTGGTGGACAACTGATACCCTTTTCAAATGAGGACTAAAATGCTGATTCGTCTACCAGGTTCAAAATCTTCTGAATTTAAGTTCAGAGAAACCTACAGAGTACAGCAAGCACAAGTCGCCCCCTGCAGACAACCTTAAAAAGGGAAACTGAACTAGAGTAATAACGCTTAGAAGGAACATACATCCACAGCAGCAAGGAAGTCATAGCAAAGCACAACACCAGGAaaacatgggggggggggggggggcgggcaagCAAAAATTGACAGGCAAGAAGAGGAATCTAAATATTGTTCAAATTAAGTAACTTGGGCTTTATATTAGGTATGTTTTCTACATGGGCTAAAATGTTGTCTTGAATACTGGACTGCATGAATGAGAACTCTTATT
Proteins encoded in this window:
- the DNAJC12 gene encoding dnaJ homolog subfamily C member 12 isoform X1; translated protein: MDAILNCRLDDLEDYYNLLGCDELSTVEQILAEFKIKALECHPDKHPGNPKAVENFQKLQQAKEILTNEESRARYDYWRRSKITIPFQQWEALSNSVKTSMHWAVQSKKDQMLEAPDLNNSNSITNEIWTQQTENNENGLSDGNREQGDVAIPDVKPQSSKNPDSPRFSEANYWHLRFRWSGDAPSELLRKFRNYEI
- the DNAJC12 gene encoding dnaJ homolog subfamily C member 12 isoform X2, with translation MDAILNCRLDDLEDYYNLLGCDELSTVEQILAEFKIKALECHPDKHPGNPKAVENFQKLQQAKEILTNEESRARYDYWRRSKITIPFQQWEALSNSVKTTENNENGLSDGNREQGDVAIPDVKPQSSKNPDSPRFSEANYWHLRFRWSGDAPSELLRKFRNYEI